Proteins found in one Fusarium oxysporum Fo47 chromosome V, complete sequence genomic segment:
- a CDS encoding SNF2 family N-terminal domain-containing protein has protein sequence MSHSLGDWLGVEQDQDLYMGDAPSAQGLAINGSIDETSQAFWCALNGDVTEADNHLQSSFAKTLVDPLFPEHGVSEHHYTQNNALDVDPQLGMMNFDIDFDMNNIQMTSHPDEEQNVPLGMSTTLESFQFLQLPTESSREGSAMTPELSVPSRSNATPITLPEDDDVIVHYGMLHNIEVKLVPDDMSSIDERLAAEVSAYQYFTSKEYQKQLMLCFPGDEKYFGHLPSAAGQTLLLIMGETSVNIQPLALRYDLREVINRANKPADARVKVDINIYGLRSKALDIGKRLSNGKLWLQRSSHGRHGFSYENPHFLNISIQDTGAGEVQDTQPAPSDGVPKKMSKEDQLRKMVVEVYKTVENSRELEMVEGGDKVTRQLLRHQKEALGFMLERESGHINEKYRLWEEIEYENGKFQYRHRITKRRKDIRPEERGGGILADDMGMGKSLSILALIMKTLDNGQEWAGERNAEHKSRRSLKFSRSTLVVVSAALLVDEWMNEVKKHLQRGLRVVKYHGENRPKTLEELSVIEDSDIVVTTYHTLTAEYLIGKGKASPLYKLGWYRIVLDEAHIIRRPSTKFFQACEYLHANSRWCLSGTPIQNKLTDIGSLFRFIRAEPFDKASEFRKWIETPFDNSFEDPELVRDRLVMLLEALCLRRTREVLNLPKTRQFVRHLEFSPQERDQYDKTKAVILRNMEHRMGEVKKSSQFGMFQMWLQLRIVCNHGTYQKLFSWHRRSLLEEREAIVGTAGQYGEISCVGCEQPMPVLGCDLTKRMFDDECSHILCSKCIEESSMCLPETQRRCPICIRWYKEPSVPRDEQTIAAGERPRKRRKATSSRDDHESYFNEQGFSTKIRTLVEDVQKDLWTTKSIIFSCWTRTLYLVSRHLEQAKIPYLQLDGNIPLPQRQATLLKFENEDETPVLIMTTGTGAFGLNLTCANRIFIAELQWNPSVESQAISRAIRLGQESEVRVTRYITRNTVEEDIRQQQEYKKQIAALGFEEEIY, from the exons CTATACTCAAAACAATGCTCTAGACGTTGATCCACAACTTGGAATGATGAATTTTGATATCGACTTCGACATGAACAATATTCAAATGACATCTCATCCCGACGAAGAACAAAACGTCCCCTTGGGTATGTCTACTACACTCGAAAGCTTCCAATTCCTTCAATTGCCCACCGAAAGCTCTCGAGAAGGGTCAGCTATGACACCAGAGCTTTCTGTGCCAAGTCGGTCAAATGCAACACCTATAACATTACCGGAAGATGACGACGTCATAGTTCACTACGGCATG CTTCACAACATCGAAGTGAAATTAGTGCCTGATGACATGTCATCCATAGATGAAAGACTGGCAGCAGAGGTCTCAGCTTATCAATACTTCACATCAAAGGAGTACCAGAAGCAACTCATGCTTTGTTTCCCTGGTGATGAGAAGTACTTCGGTCATCTACCTTCAGCGGCAGGTCAGACTCTCTTGCTCATAATGGGGGAGACATCAGTCAATATTCAACCACTGGCCTTAAGATACGATCTGAGAGAGGTCATAAATCGCGCAAACAAACCCGCGGACGCTAGGGTGAAAGTCGACATAAACATCTATGGTCTACGATCAAAGGCGTTGGATATTGGGAAAAGGCTCTCCAATGGAAAGCTGTGGCTTCAAAGGTCAAGCCACGGAAGACATGGTTTTTCTTACGAGAATCCGCACTTCCTGAACATTAGCATCCAAGATACCGGAGCTGGCGAAGTCCAAGATACGCAACCGGCTCCTAGTGATGGTGTCCCTAAGAAAATGAGCAAGGAAGATCAACTTCGGAAGATGGTGGTTGAGGTTTACAAGACTGTTGAGAACAGCCGTGAGCTTGAGATGGTTGAAGGTGGTGACAAGGTGACGCGTCAGCTTTTAAG ACATCAGAAGGAAGCACTGGGTTTCATGCTCGAGAGAGAGTCTGGGCATATCAACGAAAAGTACAGACTTTGGGAAGAGATCGAATATGAGAATGGAAAATTCCAATACCGACACAGAATCACCAAGAGACGTAAGGATATACGGCCAGAAGAGAGGGGCGGCGGTATTCTTGCTGACGACATGGGGATGGGAAAGTCGCTTTCCATCCTCGCTTTGATCATGAAGACTCTTGACAATGGCCAAGAGTGGGCGGGGGAGAGAAATGCGGAGCACAAGAGCAGGAGATCTCTCAAATTCTCTCGTTCTACTCTCGTTGTAGTCTCAGCAGCTT TATTGGTCGATGAGTGGATGAATGAGGTTAAGAA GCACCTACAAAGAGGTCTCAGAGTGGTTAAGTACCATGGTGAAAATAGGCCGAAGACTCTTGAGGAGCTATCTGTAATTGAGGACTCGGATATCGTGGTAACAACATATCATACGCTTACTGCTGAATATCTGATAGGAAAAGGGAAGGCTTCACCGTTGTATAAGTTGGGTTGGTATCGAATAGTCCTTGATGAAG CTCATATCATACGTCGCCCATCCACAAAGTTCTTCCAAGCATGCGAATATCTCCACGCCAACTCTCGGTGGTGTCTTTCCGGGACACCCATCCAAAATAAGCTCACTGACATTGGCTCACTGTTCCGCTTCATTCGCGCCGAGCCATTCGATAAGGCATCCGAGTTTAGGAAGTGGATAGAAACACCATTCGACAACTCATTCGAAGACCCTGAGCTCGTAAGGGATCGCCTAGTCATGCTCCTCGAAGCATTGTGTCTACGCCGAACTAGAGAggtcttgaacttgcccaAAACACGGCAGTTTGTCCGACATTTAGAGTTCAGTCCACAAGAGCGCGATCAATATGACAAAACAAAGGCTGTCATTCTACGCAACATGGAGCATCGAATGGGTGAAGTCAAAAAGAGCTCCCAGTTTGGCATGTTCCAGATGTGGCTTCAGTTGCGAATTGTCTGCAACCACGGGACATATCAGAAACTCTTCTCGTGGCACCGGAGAAGTCTCCTGGAAGAACGAGAGGCAATAGTTGGGACTGCTGGTCAATATGGAGAAATATCCTGCGTGGGGTGTGAGCAGCCAATGCCAGTACTGGGATGTGACTTGACGAAGAGGATGTTTGACGATGAATGCTCACATATTCTGTGTTCGAAGTGCATTGAAGAGTCAAGTATGTGCTTACCCGAGACTCAACGACGGTGCCCCATCTGCATAAGATGGTATAAAGAACCTTCAGTGCCTAGGGACGAACAAACTATAGCAGCAGGCGAGAGACCCAGAAAGCGGCGGAAGGCTACTTCCTCAAGGGATGATCACGAGAGCTACTTCAATGAACAAGGCTTTTCAACCAAAATACGGACTCTGGTTGAGGATGTGCAGAAGGATCTTTGGACCACAAAAAG TATAATCTTTTCTTGCTGGACACGAACGCTGTATTTAGTATCAAGACACCTGGAGCAGGCTAAGATTCCATACCTTCAACTCGACGGCAACATCCCCCTGCCTCAACGGCAAGCCACGCTCCTCAAGTTTGAGAATGAGGATGAGACGCCTgttctcatcatgacaacagGAACCGGAGCATTTGG ATTGAACTTGACTTGCGCAAATCGAATCTTCATCGCAGAACTACAATGGAATCCCAGCGTCGAGAGCCAGGCGATTTCTCGAGCCATCCGCCTCGGGCAAGAAAGCGAGGTTCGAGTTACAAGATATATTACGAGAAACACAGTGGAAGAG GATATACGGCAGCAACAGGAGTATAAGAAGCAAATTGCAGCCCTGggttttgaagaagaaatcTACTAG